In a single window of the Olivibacter sp. SDN3 genome:
- a CDS encoding SusC/RagA family TonB-linked outer membrane protein: METKRGTSGRLRVSYNNTIGWQQVTQLPDFVGSADYATLFNEANRNVGQAQSYTDEEIDKFRSRTDPDNYPDVPHLKNLLSSGSGFQMNHNVSFSGGSEKNSYLFSLGYLDQDGVVAKNNYRRYNFMLNSDSKILDNLTLKVNMTGNDARTNEPRQFDGEMMSMIGFAVRQGPIYAGRKSDGTFGYQDNYSPEAWLSSESFVNRANRFFLGGTELAWEIVSGLTLSGKAGYNYTNYTNNSFASDFIFDANKRLGPNNLTVNSGDNSLVTLQSLLQFNRTYGKNAINALGGYSEERFRSDWTSAFRDDFPSNLLHELNAGSSANMQSSGSAAEWALRSFFGRINYILDDRYLFEVNARYDGTSRFPSEGRWGLFPSISAAWRISEEAFFKENFRGVDNLKLRASWGTLGNQNIGNYPYQNVLSLGNNYPVGGVLLPGARLTTLANSDITWETTEVRGIGLDFSLLQGKLAFVADYFDKRTRDILYNLTVSSVLGLTPSEVNAASVRNNGFEFLMDYRTSIGKVNIGFSPNFTYTKNRVTKLADGLMQDIAKGLFVGQPLGAIYGYVADGLFLDENDIAVYPGQPYAAQAGFVRYADIGGPDGVPDGVVDPANDRTIIGNTVPKFSYGATIRLDYKGVDLSVLLHGLAGFDRQMGSYQAFAFYNGGQIQRWQADNRWTAENPDRNAEYIKLTSLNMGSGTIMPSTFWNRNASFLRLKNIQLGYSFPEKITDKMGLNRLRVFFSGQNLFSINSFYRGWDPEMGQGVGDNTPFYPITSVYTFGVNVNF; encoded by the coding sequence ATAGAGACCAAGCGCGGTACCAGTGGCCGGCTCCGTGTTTCTTACAACAATACTATCGGCTGGCAACAGGTGACCCAGCTCCCTGATTTTGTGGGTTCGGCCGACTATGCCACACTTTTCAATGAAGCTAACCGCAATGTGGGACAGGCGCAGAGTTATACGGATGAGGAGATTGATAAGTTCCGTTCGAGAACCGACCCGGACAACTATCCGGACGTACCTCATCTTAAAAACCTGTTATCTTCCGGATCGGGTTTTCAGATGAACCATAATGTTTCTTTCTCCGGCGGTTCCGAAAAGAATTCCTATCTATTCTCCTTGGGCTATCTCGATCAGGATGGCGTGGTGGCCAAAAACAATTATCGACGCTATAATTTCATGCTAAACTCGGATAGCAAAATCTTGGATAACCTGACCCTAAAGGTGAACATGACGGGGAATGACGCGAGGACCAATGAGCCCAGGCAATTCGATGGGGAAATGATGAGCATGATCGGTTTTGCAGTAAGGCAGGGTCCCATCTATGCGGGACGGAAATCGGACGGCACTTTTGGCTATCAGGATAACTACAGTCCAGAGGCATGGCTATCGAGCGAATCGTTCGTGAACCGCGCCAACAGGTTCTTCCTGGGCGGCACGGAGCTTGCCTGGGAAATTGTTTCGGGACTTACCCTAAGCGGAAAAGCCGGATACAATTATACAAACTACACCAATAACAGTTTTGCTTCTGATTTTATTTTCGATGCCAATAAACGCTTAGGCCCGAATAATCTCACCGTCAACTCGGGAGACAACTCGTTAGTGACCCTCCAATCCCTGCTGCAGTTCAATAGGACTTATGGAAAGAATGCGATCAATGCGCTGGGAGGCTATTCAGAAGAAAGGTTCCGCTCTGACTGGACGTCCGCTTTCCGGGATGATTTTCCGAGCAACCTGCTGCATGAGCTGAATGCGGGATCTTCGGCCAATATGCAATCGTCAGGTTCGGCTGCCGAATGGGCATTGCGCTCGTTCTTCGGACGGATAAATTATATATTGGACGACCGCTATCTTTTTGAGGTGAATGCACGTTATGATGGGACTTCACGCTTTCCAAGCGAAGGCCGTTGGGGCCTGTTCCCTTCGATCTCGGCCGCCTGGCGTATTTCCGAAGAAGCCTTCTTTAAAGAAAATTTCCGCGGAGTGGACAATCTCAAGTTGCGTGCCTCCTGGGGAACGCTCGGAAACCAGAATATCGGGAACTATCCCTACCAGAATGTACTGAGCCTGGGCAATAACTACCCCGTCGGCGGTGTCCTGCTCCCGGGTGCCCGTTTGACGACACTGGCCAACAGCGATATTACCTGGGAAACGACCGAGGTCAGGGGAATAGGGCTTGACTTTTCACTGCTGCAGGGTAAGCTCGCTTTCGTAGCGGACTATTTTGACAAGCGGACGCGGGATATCCTGTATAATCTTACGGTATCGAGTGTGCTGGGGTTGACGCCTTCGGAAGTAAACGCCGCCTCGGTAAGGAACAACGGGTTTGAATTCCTGATGGACTATCGCACTTCCATTGGAAAGGTAAACATCGGTTTTAGTCCCAATTTCACCTATACGAAGAACCGTGTCACAAAACTGGCCGATGGCCTAATGCAGGATATCGCCAAAGGCCTTTTTGTCGGACAGCCGTTGGGCGCCATTTACGGCTATGTGGCCGATGGTCTTTTCCTGGATGAGAACGACATTGCGGTCTACCCGGGGCAGCCCTATGCCGCGCAGGCCGGATTCGTCCGGTATGCCGATATCGGCGGTCCCGACGGGGTGCCCGATGGCGTGGTCGACCCTGCCAATGACCGTACGATCATCGGCAACACCGTACCCAAATTTAGTTATGGCGCCACCATTCGCTTAGATTATAAAGGTGTTGATCTTTCGGTGCTGTTACATGGTCTGGCAGGCTTTGACCGGCAGATGGGCTCTTATCAGGCCTTTGCCTTCTACAATGGCGGGCAGATCCAGCGTTGGCAGGCCGATAACCGGTGGACAGCAGAAAACCCCGACCGGAATGCGGAATATATCAAACTTACTAGCCTGAATATGGGCTCTGGAACCATCATGCCATCTACTTTTTGGAACCGGAACGCAAGTTTTCTCCGGTTGAAGAACATACAGCTAGGTTACTCGTTTCCGGAAAAAATCACCGATAAGATGGGATTGAACAGATTGCGTGTGTTCTTTAGTGGTCAGAACCTGTTCTCCATAAACAG